A window of Daucus carota subsp. sativus chromosome 2, DH1 v3.0, whole genome shotgun sequence genomic DNA:
CAGCAGTTGATGAACCATTATTTTTCATCCATTACTAGCTATGATAGCTTTGATATAGTTGTTGATTTTTGCTTCCCTCattacttaaaatatttataacttgtCTAACTAATTATATATCTATTGATAAAACAAAAACCATAATAGTTGATCAACTTATATTATCAACTGCTAAATAGAAAAACCCCTatcttattattaaatatcttaTATGTTCATATGCTACCTAATCAACGGATACTACCGATAATATGCTATTTGTTgatcagcaaaaaaaaaaaaaaacttatacaaaaaattatgttaaacATTTTGACTTATTATCAAGAAACACCGTTTTCCTAAATAattaatcttttaaatttattaaaaaatttaaatgcgTATTTTAGTTTTGCccaaaattattatcttttagTTTTACTATAGAGaggataattaatttaaacatcgatgaactataagttgtttattATCTAGGTCCTCATCCTAATTTTCCCAATAATTCAATCttaaaactttcaaattttACAGATTCACATCCCTCCATTAAAATCAACTAAGGGACGTTAGTCAATGCTTATGTGATATATGATTACGTagcaaattcaaaaaattaaaattgaagtgTTAATATCTGATGAAATTATCAAGTGACCCATCATCGCCATACtaatatatctttaaatttttataccgAAGCCTCTTTCCAGCCAAATCTTTACAAGAATCAAGACACATTGCATCTTACAATAAATTAGttctgttttatattatttataaaggcATATGCAATCCTTGTAAGTGAACACTCCACCTTAATTGGTGAGTTTGTATGCTGACATAGTGAATCCCATTTGCACATATACACATAGTCGGTCAAGAGAAAAGCATatgattgtatatatatgtatgtatatatctcaTATGATGGAAAGAGTCGTGTTTAATCATAATtgacaaaagaaagaaaatcccTAATTTGCTTCGGACTCTAATTTCCGCCTTCtccgtgtgtatatatatatatatatatatatatatgattgtgCAAGATGGATgtcttttgatttaaaataatttataggaTTACAGGTCAGATTAACGCCCGTTAATTGACTTTTAATGGAAGAATGCAAATCAAAAAAGTTTGAAAGTTTAAGGATTATATTATTGGAATAAATGGGATAGGGAcctaaatattaaacaatatacAATCCTAGAAATTAATTATCTCATCTATTATAATATGATGTTTagttaaaatatgatatatcttAGGTAGGGTACATAAAAAAGTGCGTTTAatctttataaaaatttgtcACACAATACATAATTACATCTATTATTCATTTTCTATTATATGCATATCTCTACGTTGTTTACCTTTCATGTTCAGATAGAGTACAATAAAAAAGTCGTATCCCACAAATTTGTATTACTATTTACCCAATATTGggtttaattatttcttataaatatttatggttatagtacaaaatttaaaaaccatgttggtgtagttaaaaatatttttagtaaaAGATAAAGAATGTCATATCAAGAATAATTAATCCTCAAATAgtggaaagaaaaaaaatcttttttaactaaaaaggaCAAAAGATATCATATCTGAATTATATATCcttatctatatctatatttagagGAAAATTCTATGGAGACCGCATTTTTATCGGAGACCTCGGAGACCACGTatattctgcaatcaaaacactgtaaaatacattattttgtaaaatatgttctacaaatatcatgtattcattaaaattgttgaagatcatcaatgtttaataagtagataatgcatgttttgcaagttgaacaaatattctgcaaattaaacatatttcatagaacaaaacattttgtaatgttctacatgtaaaacttatatgatattcaagattttaaatgtaatAATGATTTCGGagaacatgatttgtaaaattatacgttttgcaatgtttttatgaaatattttacttgcagaacatatgtggtctccaagtctccagaaaaaatgtggtctccattgaacttaactctctatatttatatctatatatataatctgcAAATCCAGTAGTATCCTCTGGATTTTAAatgataatttcaaatttaggaaaaaaagttatgaaagtATCATTAACCGTCTCTAACTGAAAAACTACAGTGCATTACACACGGGTGCTATATATACCCCTGTCTAGTCTAGTCTATCTATTCACATGTCAAGTACATAAGAATAAACAAACACAAGAGCCGCGCCGCAGGGACTCTGAAGAGCCATATTTCGGTTTGTGCGTGAATCTAACAATTCAATCTGTATTCGATTCTCAACATCTGCTTTGAATCGGAGGCTGTTAGATTCGCGCACAAACTCGTAATCTGTCTCTTCGTATCATTCATCGGCAGATCAAGACatttgtaaaactgtttggtatatatatatgattatatacaCTTGAATTGTAGATTTGGATTATTGATGTGACAAAGTAATTATTGATTTAAGATTGTTTTGATTTCAGATCGAGGAGGAATTTAATCTGTGTGATGTTATTTTGTTGAATAACCGGAAATTTTGTGTATAGATTTATATCATGGATGATTTTGTAGAAGATTTGATTCTATGTATGAATGAGCTCGATTTTTGTGGATGCTTTATTATGATTTAGACTGCAACTGTAATTTAATTCGTATTTTGAAAGCTTGGTTTTAGTGCTTCATAATTTGGACTACAACTGTAATTGAGTTCATATTTGTAAACCTGGTCATAGTGCTTAAGCAATTAGAGAGTAATCTCGTGATATAATTTATTGGAATTAGAGAAAGTGGAAATTGTAGTGAATTAAAGAGTTGAAAGCAAGGATGTTGACGGAACTTGGTTTCTTTCTGCTGGATACATATAGAAATGTACAACAACCGATCTGCTTTGGATCGAATCAATTATGTTAGTGTTGCCGGATAAAATTAACATTTTACTTTCGTAGAAAGAAATGAATAAAATCCCACCTGGAGCCTTTGTTTGTTCTGGAATAACATCTCTGCTTCACTATGTGTCCTGCAATTCATATATATCCTGGAAAAGAGGCAGCCAAGGACcaagataattttaattttttattaaagtttGTTTTTATTTCCGATAAAGGAAGAATGAATTTGGGTGATGTGAATTTATTAAACAACACAAGTAGAAGTTGTATTTATCGCTTTTTATCATGTATGTATGGTTTTCAGGAAAATCTGATTGTGTATGTATAAGCTCACTTTTTGGATATTTTGTAGATGTTTAAGACtactttgtaaattaatttagtgTATGCAAACCTGAATGTAGTGTTAAATCAACTGCAGTAATCACATTAACTAATTTACTGGACCAGAGAAGGTAGAATTTAGATTGAATTTAGGGCAAGGGTGTTAACTAATCTTAATTTGGTTCTGCTGATTTCTAGAAAACTACTATGATTTAGATCAAATCTATTTATGTCCGCAGCAGCAAGGAAAACATCATGTTATTATCTTAGAATAAAACTCCCTTTAAACTCCTTGCTTTCCCGGAATGACATTCCAGCTAACTATGAGTTTCCCCATTGACATTTCACCTATCCTGGTATAGAAGAAGCATGGaaatatctaatttatttcaGGTTTGGCTTAGCAGTTGTTCATTCACATGACTTCTTCAGTAAATTCAACTAGTTTACTTGGTTCAAGTTTTTTTCCAGACAAAGGCCTGACCTTTCGTAGGGTGATGATATGATCTTAAAGTCCTTCTATTTGCTACGAACAGTGGAATTTAGCTCctattttttgcttaaaaccCATCTCTGATGCATTCAGGTACGTGTTTTCTCTTTCTATAGTACTGGCTATTCCTCATCTTTATGCACGCCATATGTGTTAAGTGTTCATATTTTCTTAAAGTACATACCTGGACTATAAAGACTTCTTGCCTCTATAACTGCCCAAGGATCGATGTCTAAGCAATATATGATAGCTCATATGTTATAGGATACTTCTTTATCCTGGCAGATTTTTGGTATTACTGCTTCAGATATATAGATGGTAGTTTCTTTTACAGGGTTAGGTTTATATCATTGTGACGGTTCTGTTATATAGAAACAATATATGTACTTAACAAAAGTTCGATGTTACTAGTAGTTACTTATGTCGTAGTTGTATTAGTTGCAAGGAGTCTTGATCATAAGAGGATAAATAGCAATAACTTGTAAAGAATTTATGACAATACAAATAGGGTTAAGTTTTAGCTTACCGACAAGATTCTATCCTGCCTAACGCAGAGTTCCCGAATGGAAATATCTGCTTCTGCTGCAGATATTCCAAAAAGCGATCAACCAGTAAAATATGATTTGGAATTTCTCTGTCATGTCTTTTTCAACATTCTCAGAGAGAAGTTTTAACTCTTAACATAGACAATCAAGAGAGAAAAACTGGTCAGTTGAATTGGCTGTTGGAAAGCCTATTTCCCTGGCACTTTGAGTTGAATCGGCAACAAGGAAATTTGCTACCATTGCACTTttagttgatatacttcatATATGCTCAAAAGCTCATAAAACTTTATGATGTCTATCTCAGTTACTCCGAAATTTACAGAGAATAATACTCGCTTAGCAAATGTGAATTTCAGTGATTGCAGAGGAAGCCGCCTTTTTATGGATGGTTTGTAACATTGGTAAGAACAATGTTTCCATCTTTAACGTACCTTGCCATGAACTGCAACAAATTCATGACTATATGAAGCCTAACCTTCAGGGGCTAACTGCATTCTACACTTATCTCCATCACACATTCATTTAGCACCCAGCCAAAGTTTCATAAACTCGTACTCAATAATATTAGCTGGTTATTGATTTAATTATCTGCTTTTGTTACTTGCCTCCCTTTCCATAGTTAATTTTCTGTGGTTACATTTTTGAATACAGCGTGACCAGGTTCAAACCACATTGGTTGGTCCAATAACAGACAATTTCTGATCGAATGAACAGTAGGGTGCGTGGTATGAATTGACCATCCTCGAACAAAGCTAATTTTATCAAGATAGTTGAATCCGAGAGGGATATGCCACTCTCTTCATGGTAATTCTTAGGTCTTGGATGAAATAGTGTTGAAATGCAAACTTCTTTTATGGCCAAAGCTATAGATGAACCCTTTTTTGCCCTCTCTAAGCTGTAATACAtgacatatatttaatttctataaatGAGATAAATATGCAAAGAAATTATAAGAAAGTGAATGTTAAGTTTGTACTAATATGACATATGAATGGCATGAAAATAGTTAGAATGAGATGGGCCTAAAGTTATAGCTATTTATAGTAGCGGAAACAAAGATAGCATTCTTGTTGATATATGCAGCAATATAGGCTGGCCAATCTCCCCAGGGGACAACTAGAGATAGATTAGAACAACCCTTTGTCTTTTTTAAACAAAGTCTCCATCGTCATTCTCTTGATCCAGGCACACAGGAAAACCTTTCAAGGCATTTGATTTCTTGAATTGTTTTCCTGTGCGCCGATCCGAGCCATGCATTCCAATTCTTGCTGTGTTCTTTTTCTTGTTTATGCATGCATTGTCTGTAATGTCATACATGCACAACCACCTGGACCGAccaagattcttttaagttgTGGAAACCAGAAAGGCGGGAAGGATGCCGATGGCAGAACATGGGAGCCTGATTCTAAATACCTTGTAAATTCAGATAAATCGGTGGAATCTAAAGCCGAAACACAAGATTCCTCACTCCCATCTGATGTTCCATACATGACAGCCAGGATATTTAATGCTGAGACTTCTTACAAATTTTCTGTTAATGGTAGCAGTAGGATATTTCTTAGGCTACATTTTTATCCATCTTCATACCCGAATTTCAATATATCCAACTCGTATTTTTCGGTTAAGGCAGGCGGACTTACCCTTTTGAACAATTTCAGTGCTGCAACAACAGCCCTCGCTTTATCACAGGCTTATATTCTCAAAGAATACACACTGAAACCTTCGGATTCCAATGACCTGAGTCTAACCTTCACGCCTTCTGACAAGTACAGCGGAAGTTTTGCTTTTGTTAATGGCATCGAGGTGATTGAAACACCGGAGATGTTTGATGATACCACAGAAATGGTAGGATTTTCCGGGGGTGAAGTAAGCGTGATGGTGGAGGCCACGAAAGCCAGCATGGAGACCATGTACAGATTAAATGTGGGTGGACAATTTATTCCACCAACAAATGATTCAGCTGGCCTAATGAGGAGCTGGTACGATGATACGGCTTATATCTTAGGTGCCTCGAGTGGGGTGACAAACAAGGCCAATGCTCCGATCACAGCTGAAGGTTTGACAGGTACATTAGCACCTCTTGATGTGTACAGCACTGCACGAAGTATGGGTCCGGATCCAAATATCAATAAGAACTATAACTTGACATGGGTTTTTGAGGTTGATGCTAACTTTACCTATCTGGTGAGGCTTCATTTATGTGAGTATTTGTATCAAAAGGTGAATCAGAGGGTGTTTGAGATTTATGTCAATAACCAAACTGCTTCAGAAACCATGGATGTCATTGCATTGGCAGGGGCTGCAAATCATCCTGTGAAGAAGGATTTTGCTGTACATGTGAATGGTAAACAGGATAACAAGGAGATTTGGGTAGCACTTCATCCTAATGTGGATGTTAAGCCTGAGTTTTATGATTCACTGTTGAATGGATTGGAGATATTTAAGCTTGATGATGAAAAGGGAAACTTGGCTGGACCGAACCCTGAGTTATCTGATTTGATGCGTAAACAACAAGAGCACAATAACAAGAAATTTGCTGAAGAGAAAAGCTACACTGGTGCATTAATTGGTGGAGCTGCTGGTGGCGTTGCTGCTTTTGGCATCGGTGCTGCAATTATTTTTGTTATCCAGAACAAGAAGAGGAGAAATCCAGGTGATTCGGTGTCTAGTTGGCTTCCGCTTTATGGAAACTCTCACAGTTCAGCAACTACCGGCTCTGGCAGGAGCAATGGTAGTACAACCATATCATCTGATGCAGCCGCGAATTGTAGATACTTCTCTTTGGCTGAAATCAAACAGGCAACGAAGAATTTTGATGAATCTCATGTTATTGGGGTGGGAGGATTTGGAAAGGTATATAGAGGCGTTATTGATGGAGATACCAAGGTGGCTATTAAACGATCAAACCCCTCTTCAGAACAAGGGGTTAATGAATTCCAGACTGAAATCGAGATGCTTTCGAAGCTGAGGCATAGGCATTTGGTGTCCCTTATAGGGTTCTGTGAAGAGGGTAATGAGATGGCACTGGTTTATGACTACATGGGAAAAGGAACTCTAAGGGAGCATCTTTACAATAAGAACAAGATTACTCTTTCTTGGAAGCAAAGGCTGGATATCTGTATTGGGGCAGCAAGGGGTTTGCATTATCTTCACACTGGAGCCCAGTACACTATTATACATAGGGATGTCAAGACTACCAACATTCTTGTGGATGATAAATGGGTTGCAAAGGTATCGGATTTCGGTTTATCTAAAACGGGTCCTAATATGAACCAAGGCCATGTAAGCACTGTTGTAAAGGGTAGCTTTGGTTACCTGGATCCTGAGTACTTTAGGAGACAACAATTGACAGAAAAGTCTGATGTGTACTCATTTGGCGTTGTTCTCTTCGAGGTATTATGTGCTAGGCCCGCCCTCAATCCTAGTCTTCCCAAGGAACAAGTAAGCCTTGCTGATTATGCTATGCGTTGCCAGAGAAATGGGACATTAGAAGAAATAATTGATCCCCAGCTCAAAGGAAAAGTAAAGCCCGAGTGTTTAAAGAAATTTGCTGAGACAGCTGAGAAGTGcttatctgatcatggaacgGACCGCCCCTCAATGGGAGATGTCCTGTGGAACCTTGAATTTGTGTTGCAACTGGAATCAGAGTCTGGAGAATCCAAGCATTCTCGAGTACCAAGTGGAAGCGTTGACGGCAGTGTCCATCAAATGGATCATGGTAGCGTAATGGCTATGCACAAGAGCACTCTCAGCCTTGGAAGTGAATATGATGAAAAAGAACAATCAGAAGATAACCCTGATGAGATCTTCTCTCAAATCGTCAATCAAAAGGGGAGATAGATCAATCAAGTGTTTCTGTTTAGAAAAGTGGGAAGGCTAATGCTCCAGTCTTTGGAATCAATCCCTTGAGTATTAGCAAACCAAACCAATCATAGATGCTATACATTTTAAATACATAAGTATGTGTTTTCGAGACCTCTCTTACTTATTTGTACTTAGTCACTGTTTACTGGGGGATCTCAGGATCTGCACATATCTAATAGCACATCCCAGTTTCCAAAAGAGGCCTGTGATTCATACGATTACGACATTATCAAAGAGTCATACCAGTTTTCCTATTTTGCCTTCAGTACAAATTACTGACTGCAAGTCTGCAACAAACTATCATTCCCGTCATTTCTCAAGAGATTTCCTCTAAATTATGGAGGTAAATATTTCAACTTGCTATGATACTAAAAATACACTCCCAGTATAACAGTAATACATTTTTGATTACCAGTATGTAGTTCAACTCTGCTGGATATGTCTTCTGAAACTTGTTTTTTGGGTGGCATGTGCTCCTGTGATTCTTGACTCTGTTGTTTCTTCTCAGAATCATTGCTCACATTCTTAATGAGCTCTGATGCATTCTTGTTTATCTTCTTCTTGATGTCCTTATAGTTAATAAAGATTGTTGTTGATTGTAATTCTCTTGATCTCATATATAGGTTTCAGAGTATTTCTAACCCCCTTAGAAATACTGGTATTAATGACTTATATAATAGGTCTGCACCAAAAACTTATATAGTAGGCAAAAAAAACTTTACTGTTTTCTGCAAGGAGACAGACTAGATTTATTCATGATAAAcctaattatttttgaacgaCGGACTAATTAGCAGTAAAGATATCTGTCTAGCAACAGGGAGGAAAGATCGTTAAATTCGTTATGTAGACATATTGCAAAACGAGCGAGGTTCTCTTATTTTGGACTAAGCCAAATCTCACAAAATCATGTGTAAACAAAACTGAAGAAACCTCTGTTGGCTAACTAGCTTATAACAATTATATTTAGAAGAATTCGCCACTCTGACATCTGTTTACTAGATCTATAGAATCTAAACCATCATCCCCAAAAGTGTCACAAATCAGTTTTCATTGTGGGATGAGACATGAATAAATACCAGTAAGCAAAAATTACtgcattatcaaaaaaattatagcaATATTCCTGATTTTGGCTAACTACTTGTACGAATCACTGACTACAACATACTATATCATTGCAGACATATTGTAAGAGTCTACCTCTACAGTACCAATTCTAGTTGTCTAAGCAATCTACTTGCTGAGTACTTATCTGTAGCAATAATGTAGCTTTAAAACATAACATCGCATGTCAAAGCTTGCTTAGAAATTAGAATATCACGGCaagtaataatatttatgaaaccaaaccaaatagATGTTCACATAAATCCGACAAAGAAAAAACAAGAGTACCAGCTATTATCTGAATTCGAAGGACAAAGTGTGTGCATGCTAATGATTATAATGATAAGGATATTCACAACGGTCACATAGAGATGGCGTCTGCACAGTATAGAGATGATGATATGGTGGCTGTGGCTGCGGCGGCTGCACAGTATAGAGATGATGATATGGTGGCTGTGGCTGCGGCTGCTGCACAGTATAGAGATGATGATGTGATGGCTGTAGCTGCTGCACAATATAGGGATGATGATATGGTGACGATGGCATCTGCACAGAATAGGGATGATGCATGTCTTGGTTTATGCCAGCAAGTACTTCATCTCTGCTGAATGGATCTCCTGAAAATTGTTCTGGAGGTGCCATGTTCTCTTCGCTGCTCTCTTTCTTAATGAGCTCTGCGTTCCTTTTTATCTTCTTCTTGATGTCCTTGAGTACTTGATCAAGACTGATTTTGCCTGTAATTGATACCATGCTTTTCTCTTGATTTACCTCAAATTCATCAACACCTGTAGATAAGTACATTCAACCTATAGTATCAATGATAATCATATGACTAAAGCCTATGTTACTCCGACTCTTCTATTTAGGTTGTCGTACCCGAGTCGGACACTTGGACACGACActtatttcgtgtcggataCTTTGACTAAAATGTGGACATTTTGAccgatttaaaaatcaaatatgagtaaaacttacaaattacaattcaaaagaaatatGACGCAAGAATGGGATTTAAGTACAAGAGACGCCTAATCCTTACAAAATCATGTCTAATATGAGTTCTATTGTTACTTTTTGTTAAGATGTCTAACTTACCATACTTGTGTATTAGTATTTAGTATACTACAATGTGTCCCCGTACCCGTGTCCAAATATAGGACAGTGTTCGTGTCTCCAATTTTCATAGTTCCCAagtccgacactcggatatGTGTTGTGTCCGTCACTCCGTAcccgagtccgagtaacatagaccaaaactaaataaaatatcttatacGATATCAAGATTCCACTACAGAACTTGCAGAAAGTGAACCTTGATGAAATCATTGCAGTTGAGACCAGAATTAACTATAAATTTGTAGTGAACTAAAAGCTTACAAACAAAACAAGTGAATACCTTTTTTGTTGAGCAACAATTTGTGTAGTGTCCTGGGGCATGCATTGCAACAACCTATGTTCACTTTGAGAATGTATGTCTGGAAATTTCAGGCAATTTTGCATAGAGGCTCATTAAAACAAATCATGTGCAACAGTTACATATATGATCCGGAAGATGAGAATGCAAGAGAATGGAAAATAAGGACTGCAACTACAAACCTGGACGAGGTCTTCCATTGAGAGAGCTTAATAAAGAGTTTTACGTATTTTGCATATATCACACTATTTGCAAGGATATAAACATGTGAATATTGAAGACATTGATGATGTATATggggcatatatatataagtaattaAGCAGTAAGATGAACATGGAATGATATGAAAATATGGGTGTATCTTTAGGTAAAAGAGAAACGTGCTTCACAGAATCATGTTTATTCCCGCAGTTTACTGAAATATGTTACTAGCGAAAATATACGGGCATATATGGGAACTCTAATTCAGGAGTAATTTTTGAAAGCATCTTTTGGTTTGTTGTAACAGTGACACAGTgattctataatttaaaaataacatgttattaatatttagattattataaataaaatacatcaGTTTGATAAGATAATAAATAATtcgttaaatatatgtacaggttggctaaatttataagaatgtgatttatttattctttcaagtcaaaaaaaaaagatttatttattttttgaatggaTTCACtataatttttacttttactTTTGATATGACAACTTAGTTTTTAGGTAAGGACTCTACATGATTAGAGATGCTCCCTCTGAttaaacatatttattattccattttttaaaaaacatttaACCAATTTGTAATTACTCAATatgtgaattttaatttatttttggtcaataatatttaaattctagaCCAATCAAATTAATTAGTAATCAATCAAGTTAGATTTTAGACCATGATATTTAGTCTTTTTTGCCTTGTTAGAGCAAGCCCAATGCAATTCTCTATTTTCAACccttaacatattatatattaatggtTACCTAAAATATTGGGGATCAAAAAGCTATTTTGCTATTTGATTCcctatattttaaatctatatatacaactcaaggagagagaaagattgcactaataaataacagaaaaataagAGGAGATATGAACCGGTAATGACATGGAGCATACAGGGGATTGCTTTTTCATCCTTCAAATAAGGGGTTGaactttctctcacctaaaattaATAGGGGATAGGGAGTTGCGTTAGAGGAGCTGTTTTTGTTCTCAACCCTCAAATGTAGATCAAATATAGGTCAGGAATGGATGCATTGAAGTTGCTCTTACTACTAAGTCTAATTTGTTTTTAACGAATTATATATATCacctaaattttaaacaatttttgtTTTGACATAGGAACCTACCTGTCGTCGAActcttcgggtgcgcactgcgTAAACCCAAAAACTCACGTAATAGCCTGCaaattcacaattaattttaaatcaattatattaattctttcaaaattaaattttaaatcgattattcatatttattctTTCAGAAACCAAGTAATGATTTTTGAATTAGTTTGaccaatcaaatattaaaactaaattttaaacCAATTAGAAAATTGTGtacaaatttca
This region includes:
- the LOC108208092 gene encoding receptor-like protein kinase ANXUR1 — translated: MHSNSCCVLFLVYACIVCNVIHAQPPGPTKILLSCGNQKGGKDADGRTWEPDSKYLVNSDKSVESKAETQDSSLPSDVPYMTARIFNAETSYKFSVNGSSRIFLRLHFYPSSYPNFNISNSYFSVKAGGLTLLNNFSAATTALALSQAYILKEYTLKPSDSNDLSLTFTPSDKYSGSFAFVNGIEVIETPEMFDDTTEMVGFSGGEVSVMVEATKASMETMYRLNVGGQFIPPTNDSAGLMRSWYDDTAYILGASSGVTNKANAPITAEGLTGTLAPLDVYSTARSMGPDPNINKNYNLTWVFEVDANFTYLVRLHLCEYLYQKVNQRVFEIYVNNQTASETMDVIALAGAANHPVKKDFAVHVNGKQDNKEIWVALHPNVDVKPEFYDSLLNGLEIFKLDDEKGNLAGPNPELSDLMRKQQEHNNKKFAEEKSYTGALIGGAAGGVAAFGIGAAIIFVIQNKKRRNPGDSVSSWLPLYGNSHSSATTGSGRSNGSTTISSDAAANCRYFSLAEIKQATKNFDESHVIGVGGFGKVYRGVIDGDTKVAIKRSNPSSEQGVNEFQTEIEMLSKLRHRHLVSLIGFCEEGNEMALVYDYMGKGTLREHLYNKNKITLSWKQRLDICIGAARGLHYLHTGAQYTIIHRDVKTTNILVDDKWVAKVSDFGLSKTGPNMNQGHVSTVVKGSFGYLDPEYFRRQQLTEKSDVYSFGVVLFEVLCARPALNPSLPKEQVSLADYAMRCQRNGTLEEIIDPQLKGKVKPECLKKFAETAEKCLSDHGTDRPSMGDVLWNLEFVLQLESESGESKHSRVPSGSVDGSVHQMDHGSVMAMHKSTLSLGSEYDEKEQSEDNPDEIFSQIVNQKGR